Proteins from one Pithys albifrons albifrons isolate INPA30051 chromosome 2, PitAlb_v1, whole genome shotgun sequence genomic window:
- the MRAP2 gene encoding melanocortin-2 receptor accessory protein 2 has translation MSALRLISNRTSHQASSNSDYTWDYEYYEYGPVSFEGLKAHKYSIVIGFWVGLAVFVIFMFFVLTLLTKTGAPHQDNAEPSEKRFRMNSFVTDFGRPLESERVFSRQMAEESQSLFHFCINEVEHINKAKESQKGPGLDSNIHFQEVPRNRGMFEEDLHCLTKFNIPNFVNTEQNSSLGEDDLLISEPPIILESKLVMQSSHRILD, from the exons ATGTCTGCCCTGAGGCTGATTTCTAACAGAACCTCCCATCAGGCCTCGTCTAACTCTGATTACACCTGGGACTATGAGTACTATGAGTATGGACCAGTGTCATTTGAAGGCCTGAAGGCTCATAAAT ATTCCATTGTGATTGGATTTTGGGTTGGTCTTGCAGTTTTTGTCATCTTCATGTTTTTTGTCCTGACTCTGCTGACAAAGACAGGAGCACCTCATCAAGA CAATGCAGAACCTTCTGAAAAAAGATTTCGCATGAACAGCTTTGTGACAGATTTTGGAAGACCTCTGGAGTCTGAGAGGGTCTTTTCTCGTCAAATGGCTGAAGAATCCCAGtcacttttccatttctgtattAATGAAGTGGAACATAttaacaaagcaaaagaaagtcAGAAAGGTCCAGGTCTGGACAGTAATATCCACTTCCAGGAGGTTCCCAGAAACCGGGGAATGTTTGAGGAAGACCTACATTGTCTTACAAAATTTAACATTCCTAATTTTGTGAACACTGAGCAGAACTCTTCATTAGGTGAGGATGATCTCCTCATCTCAGAACCGCCAATCATTTTAGAAAGCAAACTGGTCATGCAATCTTCCCATCGGATCCTTGACTGA